A region of Channa argus isolate prfri chromosome 8, Channa argus male v1.0, whole genome shotgun sequence DNA encodes the following proteins:
- the zfr2 gene encoding zinc finger RNA-binding protein isoform X3 has protein sequence MSPYSGSGLKGTTQSTQPPLAYSHPSTASYSVQQAPAVAHAVTASYSPAPVPAARPVASAPYPAYQSHQPPPDYAYRQPDPPAPPQPTTTPQTYKVYPDTQDNYSYGRPATVTTYDNKQYYPTSIASAQRTPTENYYQTGVKCAYSPAPSTVYNQPPPQRQVTALKPLAPSSNVSTSYNLYPASTTVQQPPTPISSYTLGSSFSSTVSATSYSGINYSSYDSTGYTSTSTPSYYQPAQQTLNQPQPSPQQPQQPQPPQPPIQPPPKQLTSSSWSNSGSNMVTAPAGNAYKKQTFHQNKIQKPKGPPKQPQLHYCDICKISCAGPQTYREHLEGQKHKKKEAAMKSGGQTGTSNGPRGAQTQLRCELCDVSCTGVDAYAAHIRGSKHQKVVKLHTKLGKPIPSTEPVLVNSVPVVTTSTAGKPPVSTPASVSTTSPSIVTPKHVTVNPTATSKTTPPVKKPAPSKIIVLSNRPASTPVVTATSASVVAVKIEEPMKQTLQKIEPPSDDEDGDRARGQSDIQPVGHDYVEEVRNEDHKVIRFHCKLCECSFNDPNAKDMHLKGRRHRLQYKKKVNPELPVEIKPSNRARKLQESKLKKQKQKAVLKRQRDDEQHWHMEMRRYEEDMYWRRMEEEQMYWGEQRRRMVPPPLMSRPGMPVPPLLATCVRRPDSPDDRHIMAKHSTIYPVEEELQAVQRIVSHSERALKLVSDSLLEKDTPAAATEGDEKGPENSVRLLKGVMRVGILAKGLLLRGDRNVELILLTAKKPTISLLKSITKQLPKELATFSEDQYEVQAHPEEANIVIVSSNEPKMQVTISLTSPLMREDPAAEKDKQAGGKAAEKGVAEKDPQDLLNKKKCLEYLAALRHAKWFQARANGLQSCVIIIRVLRDLCQRVPTWGKMPSWAMELLVEKVISSATGPLSPGEAMRRVLECISTGILLSDGPGFMDPCEKEPTDALESLTFQAREDITASAQHALRLLAFRQIHKVLGMESLPASKAGARNRKRRRDVSDTGEGEREGEGKKDKKEEAGNA, from the exons ATGTCTCCGTATTCTGGTAGTGGTCTGAAGGGAACCACACAAAG TACTCAGCCCCCGCTGGCTTACTCCCACCCCTCAACGGCCAGCTACAGTGTCCAGCAGGCTCCTGCTGTGGCTCATGCAGTAACTGCGTCCTACTCCCCAGCTCCAGTCCCTGCAGCACGGCCTGTGGCCTCTGCCCCTTACCCTGCCTATCAGAGCCACCAGCCTCCCCCAGACTATGCCTACAGGCAGCCAGACCCCCCTGCACCCCCACAGCCCACCACCACCCCACAGACGTACAAGGTATACCCAGACACG CAGGACAACTACAGCTACGGGCGTCCTGCTACGGTGACTACCTATGACAATAAACAATACTACCCAACAAGTATAGCTTCTGCTCAAAGGACACCTACAGAAAATTATTACCAGACAG GAGTGAAATGTGCATACAGTCCAGCACCCTCAACTGTGTACAACCAGCCTCCTCCCCAGAGGCAGGTAACTGCCCTGAAGCCTCTGGCCCCCTCCAGCAATGTGTCCACCAGCTACAACCTCTACCCAGCGTCCACTACTGTCCAGCAGCCTCCAACACCCATTTCATCCTATACCCTTGGCTCCTCCTTCAGTTCCACCGTCTCAGCCACCTCCTACTCAG GCATTAACTACTCCAGTTATGATTCAACTGGCTATACATCCACATCCACCCCTTCCTATTATCAGCCAGCCCAGCAGACTCTGAACCAGCCGCAGCCGTCACCTCAGCAGCCTCAGCAGCCTCAGCCCCCCCAGCCCCCCATCCAGCCACCACCCAAGCAACTGACCAGCTCATCCTGGAGCAACTCGGGCAGTAACATGGTTACTGCTCCAGCTGGAAATGCCTACAAAAAGCAGACGTTTCACCAGAACAAGATACAGAAGCCTAAAGGCCCTCCTAAGCAGCCACAGCTCCACTACTGTGACATTTGCAAGATCAGCTGTGCAGGCCCTCAG ACGTACAGGGAACACCTGGAAGGCcagaagcataaaaaaaaagaggcagccATGAAGTCTGGGGGGCAAACGGGGACCAGCAATGGGCCCAGAGGGGCACAGACTCAGTTACGATGCGAGTTATGTGATGTTTCCTGCACTGGAGTGGATGCCTATGCTGCTCATATCCGTGGATCCAAACACCAGAAG GTGGTGAAACTTCACACCAAGCTGGGCAAACCTATACCCTCCACTGAGCCTGTGTTGGTAAATTCTGTTCCCGTTGTCACAACCTCGACAGCTGGGAAACCTCCAGTCTCCACTCCTGCTTCTGTCTCAACCACATCACCTTCCATTGTGACACCCAAACACGTAACAGTAAACCCTACAGCTACATCTAAAACTACACCGCCAGTCAAGAAACCAGCTCCCTCCAAAATAATTGTCTTGT CTAATAGGCCAGCCAGCACTCCAGTAGTTACTGCAACATCAGCATCTGTGGTGGCAGTAAAGATTGAGGAACCCATGAAACAGACACTACAGAAGATCGAGCCGCCCAGTGATGACGAGGATGGAGACAGAGCTCGAGGCCAGAGTGACATCCAGCCAGTGGGACATGATTATGTAGAGGAG GTCCGCAATGAAGACCACAAAGTGATTAGATTCCACTGTAAACTATGTGAGTGCAGCTTCAATGACCCAAACGCTAAAGACATGCACCTGAAGGGAAGAAGGCACAGACTGCAATACAAG AAGAAAGTGAATCCGGAGCTTCCTGTGGAGATTAAGCCCAGTAACCGAGCCAGGAAGCTGCAAGAGAGCAAGCTgaagaagcaaaagcagaaagcggtgctgaagagacagagagacgaTGAGCAGCACTGGCACATGGAGATGAG GCGATATGAGGAAGATATGTAttggaggaggatggaggaggaaCAGATGTACTGGGGGGAGCAGAGACGCAGGATGGTTCCCCCACCACTGATGAGCCGTCCTGGTATGCCAGTGCCCCCTCTCCTG gCGACGTGTGTGCGTCGGCCTGACTCTCCTGACGATCGTCACATCATGGCTAAACACTCTACTATTTATCCAGTTGAAGAGGAGCTACAGGCTGTTCAGAGGATTGTCTCCCACTCTGAGAGAGCCCTAAAGCTGGTCTCTGACTCCCTGCTGGAGAAGGACACACCAGCTGCTGCTACTGAAGGAGACGAAAAAGG TCCTGAGAACTCAGTCCGGCTGCTAAAGGGTGTGATGAGGGTGGGAATCCTGGCCAAAGGCCTGCTTCTTCGTGGGGACAGAAATGTAGAGCTCATCCTGCTGACTGCCAAGAAACCCACCATCTCTTTACTGAAGAGTATCACCAAGCAGCTGCCCAAAGAACTGGCG ACTTTTTCTGAAGATCAGTATGAGGTGCAGGCTCACCCCGAGGAGGCGAACATCGTGATAGTTTCAAGCAACGAGCCCAAAATGCAGGTGACCATTTCTCTCACCTCGCCGCTGATGAGGGAGGACCCTGCTGCTGAGAAGGACAAGCAGGCAGGAGGAAAAGCGGCTGAGAAAG GTGTGGCTGAGAAGGACCCCCAAGATCTTCTGAATAAGAAAAAATGTCTGGAATACCTGGCTGCTCTCCGTCATGCCAAATGGTTTCAG GCTCGTGCTAACGGACTGCAGTCCTGTGTGATCATCATTCGGGTGCTGAGAGATTTATGTCAACGGGTGCCCACCTGGGGGAAGATGCCAAGCTGG GCGATGGAGCTGCTGGTGGAGAAGGTGATCAGCAGTGCGACCGGCCCACTCAGCCCAGGGGAGGCCATGCGCAGAGTCCTGGAGTGCATCTCCACAGGCATTCTGCTGTCAG ATGGACCAGGGTTCATGGACCCTTGTGAGAAGGAGCCAACAGATGCTTTGGAAAGTTTGACGTTTCAAGCTAGAGAGGACATTACTGCCAGTGCACAG CATGCTTTGCGGCTGCTTGCTTTCCGTCAGATCCACAAGGTTCTCGGCATGGAGTCCCTGCCAGCATCAAAGGCCGGTGCTCGCAACCGCAAGCGTCGACGGGATGTCAGCGACacaggggagggagagagagagggagagggaaaaaaagacaaaaaggaagaagCTGGAAATGCTTGA
- the zfr2 gene encoding zinc finger RNA-binding protein isoform X5 — protein MAASNYFGFTHGAGPQYSTQPPLAYSHPSTASYSVQQAPAVAHAVTASYSPAPVPAARPVASAPYPAYQSHQPPPDYAYRQPDPPAPPQPTTTPQTYKDNYSYGRPATVTTYDNKQYYPTSIASAQRTPTENYYQTGVKCAYSPAPSTVYNQPPPQRQVTALKPLAPSSNVSTSYNLYPASTTVQQPPTPISSYTLGSSFSSTVSATSYSGINYSSYDSTGYTSTSTPSYYQPAQQTLNQPQPSPQQPQQPQPPQPPIQPPPKQLTSSSWSNSGSNMVTAPAGNAYKKQTFHQNKIQKPKGPPKQPQLHYCDICKISCAGPQTYREHLEGQKHKKKEAAMKSGGQTGTSNGPRGAQTQLRCELCDVSCTGVDAYAAHIRGSKHQKVVKLHTKLGKPIPSTEPVLVNSVPVVTTSTAGKPPVSTPASVSTTSPSIVTPKHVTVNPTATSKTTPPVKKPAPSKIIVLSNRPASTPVVTATSASVVAVKIEEPMKQTLQKIEPPSDDEDGDRARGQSDIQPVGHDYVEEVRNEDHKVIRFHCKLCECSFNDPNAKDMHLKGRRHRLQYKKKVNPELPVEIKPSNRARKLQESKLKKQKQKAVLKRQRDDEQHWHMEMRRYEEDMYWRRMEEEQMYWGEQRRRMVPPPLMSRPGMPVPPLLATCVRRPDSPDDRHIMAKHSTIYPVEEELQAVQRIVSHSERALKLVSDSLLEKDTPAAATEGDEKGPENSVRLLKGVMRVGILAKGLLLRGDRNVELILLTAKKPTISLLKSITKQLPKELATFSEDQYEVQAHPEEANIVIVSSNEPKMQVTISLTSPLMREDPAAEKDKQAGGKAAEKGVAEKDPQDLLNKKKCLEYLAALRHAKWFQARANGLQSCVIIIRVLRDLCQRVPTWGKMPSWAMELLVEKVISSATGPLSPGEAMRRVLECISTGILLSDGPGFMDPCEKEPTDALESLTFQAREDITASAQHALRLLAFRQIHKVLGMESLPASKAGARNRKRRRDVSDTGEGEREGEGKKDKKEEAGNA, from the exons ATGGCTGCAAGCAATTACTTCGGCTTTACACATGGTGCAGGTCCGCAATACAG TACTCAGCCCCCGCTGGCTTACTCCCACCCCTCAACGGCCAGCTACAGTGTCCAGCAGGCTCCTGCTGTGGCTCATGCAGTAACTGCGTCCTACTCCCCAGCTCCAGTCCCTGCAGCACGGCCTGTGGCCTCTGCCCCTTACCCTGCCTATCAGAGCCACCAGCCTCCCCCAGACTATGCCTACAGGCAGCCAGACCCCCCTGCACCCCCACAGCCCACCACCACCCCACAGACGTACAAG GACAACTACAGCTACGGGCGTCCTGCTACGGTGACTACCTATGACAATAAACAATACTACCCAACAAGTATAGCTTCTGCTCAAAGGACACCTACAGAAAATTATTACCAGACAG GAGTGAAATGTGCATACAGTCCAGCACCCTCAACTGTGTACAACCAGCCTCCTCCCCAGAGGCAGGTAACTGCCCTGAAGCCTCTGGCCCCCTCCAGCAATGTGTCCACCAGCTACAACCTCTACCCAGCGTCCACTACTGTCCAGCAGCCTCCAACACCCATTTCATCCTATACCCTTGGCTCCTCCTTCAGTTCCACCGTCTCAGCCACCTCCTACTCAG GCATTAACTACTCCAGTTATGATTCAACTGGCTATACATCCACATCCACCCCTTCCTATTATCAGCCAGCCCAGCAGACTCTGAACCAGCCGCAGCCGTCACCTCAGCAGCCTCAGCAGCCTCAGCCCCCCCAGCCCCCCATCCAGCCACCACCCAAGCAACTGACCAGCTCATCCTGGAGCAACTCGGGCAGTAACATGGTTACTGCTCCAGCTGGAAATGCCTACAAAAAGCAGACGTTTCACCAGAACAAGATACAGAAGCCTAAAGGCCCTCCTAAGCAGCCACAGCTCCACTACTGTGACATTTGCAAGATCAGCTGTGCAGGCCCTCAG ACGTACAGGGAACACCTGGAAGGCcagaagcataaaaaaaaagaggcagccATGAAGTCTGGGGGGCAAACGGGGACCAGCAATGGGCCCAGAGGGGCACAGACTCAGTTACGATGCGAGTTATGTGATGTTTCCTGCACTGGAGTGGATGCCTATGCTGCTCATATCCGTGGATCCAAACACCAGAAG GTGGTGAAACTTCACACCAAGCTGGGCAAACCTATACCCTCCACTGAGCCTGTGTTGGTAAATTCTGTTCCCGTTGTCACAACCTCGACAGCTGGGAAACCTCCAGTCTCCACTCCTGCTTCTGTCTCAACCACATCACCTTCCATTGTGACACCCAAACACGTAACAGTAAACCCTACAGCTACATCTAAAACTACACCGCCAGTCAAGAAACCAGCTCCCTCCAAAATAATTGTCTTGT CTAATAGGCCAGCCAGCACTCCAGTAGTTACTGCAACATCAGCATCTGTGGTGGCAGTAAAGATTGAGGAACCCATGAAACAGACACTACAGAAGATCGAGCCGCCCAGTGATGACGAGGATGGAGACAGAGCTCGAGGCCAGAGTGACATCCAGCCAGTGGGACATGATTATGTAGAGGAG GTCCGCAATGAAGACCACAAAGTGATTAGATTCCACTGTAAACTATGTGAGTGCAGCTTCAATGACCCAAACGCTAAAGACATGCACCTGAAGGGAAGAAGGCACAGACTGCAATACAAG AAGAAAGTGAATCCGGAGCTTCCTGTGGAGATTAAGCCCAGTAACCGAGCCAGGAAGCTGCAAGAGAGCAAGCTgaagaagcaaaagcagaaagcggtgctgaagagacagagagacgaTGAGCAGCACTGGCACATGGAGATGAG GCGATATGAGGAAGATATGTAttggaggaggatggaggaggaaCAGATGTACTGGGGGGAGCAGAGACGCAGGATGGTTCCCCCACCACTGATGAGCCGTCCTGGTATGCCAGTGCCCCCTCTCCTG gCGACGTGTGTGCGTCGGCCTGACTCTCCTGACGATCGTCACATCATGGCTAAACACTCTACTATTTATCCAGTTGAAGAGGAGCTACAGGCTGTTCAGAGGATTGTCTCCCACTCTGAGAGAGCCCTAAAGCTGGTCTCTGACTCCCTGCTGGAGAAGGACACACCAGCTGCTGCTACTGAAGGAGACGAAAAAGG TCCTGAGAACTCAGTCCGGCTGCTAAAGGGTGTGATGAGGGTGGGAATCCTGGCCAAAGGCCTGCTTCTTCGTGGGGACAGAAATGTAGAGCTCATCCTGCTGACTGCCAAGAAACCCACCATCTCTTTACTGAAGAGTATCACCAAGCAGCTGCCCAAAGAACTGGCG ACTTTTTCTGAAGATCAGTATGAGGTGCAGGCTCACCCCGAGGAGGCGAACATCGTGATAGTTTCAAGCAACGAGCCCAAAATGCAGGTGACCATTTCTCTCACCTCGCCGCTGATGAGGGAGGACCCTGCTGCTGAGAAGGACAAGCAGGCAGGAGGAAAAGCGGCTGAGAAAG GTGTGGCTGAGAAGGACCCCCAAGATCTTCTGAATAAGAAAAAATGTCTGGAATACCTGGCTGCTCTCCGTCATGCCAAATGGTTTCAG GCTCGTGCTAACGGACTGCAGTCCTGTGTGATCATCATTCGGGTGCTGAGAGATTTATGTCAACGGGTGCCCACCTGGGGGAAGATGCCAAGCTGG GCGATGGAGCTGCTGGTGGAGAAGGTGATCAGCAGTGCGACCGGCCCACTCAGCCCAGGGGAGGCCATGCGCAGAGTCCTGGAGTGCATCTCCACAGGCATTCTGCTGTCAG ATGGACCAGGGTTCATGGACCCTTGTGAGAAGGAGCCAACAGATGCTTTGGAAAGTTTGACGTTTCAAGCTAGAGAGGACATTACTGCCAGTGCACAG CATGCTTTGCGGCTGCTTGCTTTCCGTCAGATCCACAAGGTTCTCGGCATGGAGTCCCTGCCAGCATCAAAGGCCGGTGCTCGCAACCGCAAGCGTCGACGGGATGTCAGCGACacaggggagggagagagagagggagagggaaaaaaagacaaaaaggaagaagCTGGAAATGCTTGA
- the zfr2 gene encoding zinc finger RNA-binding protein isoform X4 produces the protein MAASNYFGFTHGAGPQYSTQPPLAYSHPSTASYSVQQAPAVAHAVTASYSPAPVPAARPVASAPYPAYQSHQPPPDYAYRQPDPPAPPQPTTTPQTYKQDNYSYGRPATVTTYDNKQYYPTSIASAQRTPTENYYQTGVKCAYSPAPSTVYNQPPPQRQVTALKPLAPSSNVSTSYNLYPASTTVQQPPTPISSYTLGSSFSSTVSATSYSGINYSSYDSTGYTSTSTPSYYQPAQQTLNQPQPSPQQPQQPQPPQPPIQPPPKQLTSSSWSNSGSNMVTAPAGNAYKKQTFHQNKIQKPKGPPKQPQLHYCDICKISCAGPQTYREHLEGQKHKKKEAAMKSGGQTGTSNGPRGAQTQLRCELCDVSCTGVDAYAAHIRGSKHQKVVKLHTKLGKPIPSTEPVLVNSVPVVTTSTAGKPPVSTPASVSTTSPSIVTPKHVTVNPTATSKTTPPVKKPAPSKIIVLSNRPASTPVVTATSASVVAVKIEEPMKQTLQKIEPPSDDEDGDRARGQSDIQPVGHDYVEEVRNEDHKVIRFHCKLCECSFNDPNAKDMHLKGRRHRLQYKKKVNPELPVEIKPSNRARKLQESKLKKQKQKAVLKRQRDDEQHWHMEMRRYEEDMYWRRMEEEQMYWGEQRRRMVPPPLMSRPGMPVPPLLATCVRRPDSPDDRHIMAKHSTIYPVEEELQAVQRIVSHSERALKLVSDSLLEKDTPAAATEGDEKGPENSVRLLKGVMRVGILAKGLLLRGDRNVELILLTAKKPTISLLKSITKQLPKELATFSEDQYEVQAHPEEANIVIVSSNEPKMQVTISLTSPLMREDPAAEKDKQAGGKAAEKGVAEKDPQDLLNKKKCLEYLAALRHAKWFQARANGLQSCVIIIRVLRDLCQRVPTWGKMPSWAMELLVEKVISSATGPLSPGEAMRRVLECISTGILLSDGPGFMDPCEKEPTDALESLTFQAREDITASAQHALRLLAFRQIHKVLGMESLPASKAGARNRKRRRDVSDTGEGEREGEGKKDKKEEAGNA, from the exons ATGGCTGCAAGCAATTACTTCGGCTTTACACATGGTGCAGGTCCGCAATACAG TACTCAGCCCCCGCTGGCTTACTCCCACCCCTCAACGGCCAGCTACAGTGTCCAGCAGGCTCCTGCTGTGGCTCATGCAGTAACTGCGTCCTACTCCCCAGCTCCAGTCCCTGCAGCACGGCCTGTGGCCTCTGCCCCTTACCCTGCCTATCAGAGCCACCAGCCTCCCCCAGACTATGCCTACAGGCAGCCAGACCCCCCTGCACCCCCACAGCCCACCACCACCCCACAGACGTACAAG CAGGACAACTACAGCTACGGGCGTCCTGCTACGGTGACTACCTATGACAATAAACAATACTACCCAACAAGTATAGCTTCTGCTCAAAGGACACCTACAGAAAATTATTACCAGACAG GAGTGAAATGTGCATACAGTCCAGCACCCTCAACTGTGTACAACCAGCCTCCTCCCCAGAGGCAGGTAACTGCCCTGAAGCCTCTGGCCCCCTCCAGCAATGTGTCCACCAGCTACAACCTCTACCCAGCGTCCACTACTGTCCAGCAGCCTCCAACACCCATTTCATCCTATACCCTTGGCTCCTCCTTCAGTTCCACCGTCTCAGCCACCTCCTACTCAG GCATTAACTACTCCAGTTATGATTCAACTGGCTATACATCCACATCCACCCCTTCCTATTATCAGCCAGCCCAGCAGACTCTGAACCAGCCGCAGCCGTCACCTCAGCAGCCTCAGCAGCCTCAGCCCCCCCAGCCCCCCATCCAGCCACCACCCAAGCAACTGACCAGCTCATCCTGGAGCAACTCGGGCAGTAACATGGTTACTGCTCCAGCTGGAAATGCCTACAAAAAGCAGACGTTTCACCAGAACAAGATACAGAAGCCTAAAGGCCCTCCTAAGCAGCCACAGCTCCACTACTGTGACATTTGCAAGATCAGCTGTGCAGGCCCTCAG ACGTACAGGGAACACCTGGAAGGCcagaagcataaaaaaaaagaggcagccATGAAGTCTGGGGGGCAAACGGGGACCAGCAATGGGCCCAGAGGGGCACAGACTCAGTTACGATGCGAGTTATGTGATGTTTCCTGCACTGGAGTGGATGCCTATGCTGCTCATATCCGTGGATCCAAACACCAGAAG GTGGTGAAACTTCACACCAAGCTGGGCAAACCTATACCCTCCACTGAGCCTGTGTTGGTAAATTCTGTTCCCGTTGTCACAACCTCGACAGCTGGGAAACCTCCAGTCTCCACTCCTGCTTCTGTCTCAACCACATCACCTTCCATTGTGACACCCAAACACGTAACAGTAAACCCTACAGCTACATCTAAAACTACACCGCCAGTCAAGAAACCAGCTCCCTCCAAAATAATTGTCTTGT CTAATAGGCCAGCCAGCACTCCAGTAGTTACTGCAACATCAGCATCTGTGGTGGCAGTAAAGATTGAGGAACCCATGAAACAGACACTACAGAAGATCGAGCCGCCCAGTGATGACGAGGATGGAGACAGAGCTCGAGGCCAGAGTGACATCCAGCCAGTGGGACATGATTATGTAGAGGAG GTCCGCAATGAAGACCACAAAGTGATTAGATTCCACTGTAAACTATGTGAGTGCAGCTTCAATGACCCAAACGCTAAAGACATGCACCTGAAGGGAAGAAGGCACAGACTGCAATACAAG AAGAAAGTGAATCCGGAGCTTCCTGTGGAGATTAAGCCCAGTAACCGAGCCAGGAAGCTGCAAGAGAGCAAGCTgaagaagcaaaagcagaaagcggtgctgaagagacagagagacgaTGAGCAGCACTGGCACATGGAGATGAG GCGATATGAGGAAGATATGTAttggaggaggatggaggaggaaCAGATGTACTGGGGGGAGCAGAGACGCAGGATGGTTCCCCCACCACTGATGAGCCGTCCTGGTATGCCAGTGCCCCCTCTCCTG gCGACGTGTGTGCGTCGGCCTGACTCTCCTGACGATCGTCACATCATGGCTAAACACTCTACTATTTATCCAGTTGAAGAGGAGCTACAGGCTGTTCAGAGGATTGTCTCCCACTCTGAGAGAGCCCTAAAGCTGGTCTCTGACTCCCTGCTGGAGAAGGACACACCAGCTGCTGCTACTGAAGGAGACGAAAAAGG TCCTGAGAACTCAGTCCGGCTGCTAAAGGGTGTGATGAGGGTGGGAATCCTGGCCAAAGGCCTGCTTCTTCGTGGGGACAGAAATGTAGAGCTCATCCTGCTGACTGCCAAGAAACCCACCATCTCTTTACTGAAGAGTATCACCAAGCAGCTGCCCAAAGAACTGGCG ACTTTTTCTGAAGATCAGTATGAGGTGCAGGCTCACCCCGAGGAGGCGAACATCGTGATAGTTTCAAGCAACGAGCCCAAAATGCAGGTGACCATTTCTCTCACCTCGCCGCTGATGAGGGAGGACCCTGCTGCTGAGAAGGACAAGCAGGCAGGAGGAAAAGCGGCTGAGAAAG GTGTGGCTGAGAAGGACCCCCAAGATCTTCTGAATAAGAAAAAATGTCTGGAATACCTGGCTGCTCTCCGTCATGCCAAATGGTTTCAG GCTCGTGCTAACGGACTGCAGTCCTGTGTGATCATCATTCGGGTGCTGAGAGATTTATGTCAACGGGTGCCCACCTGGGGGAAGATGCCAAGCTGG GCGATGGAGCTGCTGGTGGAGAAGGTGATCAGCAGTGCGACCGGCCCACTCAGCCCAGGGGAGGCCATGCGCAGAGTCCTGGAGTGCATCTCCACAGGCATTCTGCTGTCAG ATGGACCAGGGTTCATGGACCCTTGTGAGAAGGAGCCAACAGATGCTTTGGAAAGTTTGACGTTTCAAGCTAGAGAGGACATTACTGCCAGTGCACAG CATGCTTTGCGGCTGCTTGCTTTCCGTCAGATCCACAAGGTTCTCGGCATGGAGTCCCTGCCAGCATCAAAGGCCGGTGCTCGCAACCGCAAGCGTCGACGGGATGTCAGCGACacaggggagggagagagagagggagagggaaaaaaagacaaaaaggaagaagCTGGAAATGCTTGA